The genomic DNA caaaatgaatgaatgccacCTATGAAGGAAAGAGTCAAGGCAGGAAGCTGGACAGGGGCCAGCAGTGGGCCCAGCTCACTCATGTCTGTAACTACCTTTAGGGAAACTGACACTCATCTTCGAAAAATATGAGCTGTCATTTCACCTCCATCTCTATTCCCAtaaaaacttccctaagatgATTCCATAgttcagatatttattttaatataataaatgaaacaaaccTTGAACATTTATCATAGCATAGAAAAGGTTAGATCAGGACATTCCACAAGATTCTACTATATGTGCTGCTTGTTTTGTGATACCATAATGCTGCTACATATATTGTGTAGATATCCAAATGGTCCAAAGTAAGATAAAAGGAAAGCTTCTCACAATGtctgaaaataaatcatttactATTTGTGCTTTGAGCTAAAGTAattgttattaaaataacaaGTGACTCACTCAATGTTTGGCATTCTGTTGTAGGAGAAATCTGAAGACATAAAAGTTACAGTCAAGGAACATGTCATTTAGCACCTTCACTTTTTGATCTCTACAGAAGACAACGAGAAGTCACATGGTAACAATGACGACAACTTCAGTCAGCAGCTGGCCTTGCTCCTCCCAGGGAGTGCACTTTATAACTAATCACAGCGTCCAATGGCCACACAACTTCTCAGGAGCATCAAATTTTACTGCCTGTTCCATGGATGAAAAATTACTCTCTAGTGTGTTAACAACATTCTACTCTGTTATTTTCATCGTGGGCCTCGTTGGAAACATAATTGCCCTCTATGTATTTCTGGGTATCCACCGCAAAAGAAATTCCATTCAGATTTACCTACTCAATGTAGCCATTGCAGACCTCTTACTTATCTTCTGCCTCCCTTTCCGAATAATGTATCACATTAACCAAAACAAGTGGACACTAGGTGTGATTCTTTGCAAGGTTGTGGGAACACTGTTTTATATGAACATGTACATTAGCATTATTTTGCTTGGATTCATCAGTTTGGATCGCTACATAAAAATTAATCGGTCTATACAACAACGGAAGGCGATAACAACCAAACAGAGTATTTATGTTTGCTGTATAGTATGGATAATTGCTCTTGCTGGATTTTTAACTATGATTATTTTAACCCTTAAGAAAGGAGGTCATAATTCCACAATGTGTTTCCATTATAGAGATAAGCATaatgcaaaaggagaagcaaTTTTTAACTACATTCTTGTCGTAATGTTCTGGCTAATTTTCCTACTAATAATCCTTTCATATATTAAGATTGGCAAGAATCTATTGAGGATTTCTAAAAGGAGGTCAAAATTTCCTAATTCTGGCAAATATGCCACTACAGCCCGGAATTCCTTTATTGTGCTTATCATTTTTACTGTATGTTTTGTTCCCTATCATGGCTTCCGATTTGTCTATATTTCTTCACAGCTAAATATGTCATCTTGCGATTGGAAGGAAATCGTTCACAAAACCAATGAGATCATGctggttttctcatcttttaatAGCTGTTTAGATCCAGTCATGTATTTCCTGATGTCCAGTAACATTCGCAAAATAATGTGCCAACTTCTTTCCAGACGATTTCAAGGGGAAGCGAGCAGGAGTGAAAGCACTTCAGAATTTAAACCAGGATACTCCCTGCATGATACATTTGCTGCAGCTAAAATTCAGTCTACTTCTTAAAGCACTTACggtaaacatattaaaaagaatgataaaatacAGCCTAATTCCTTGaagaacaaaaaattatgaaacaaagcTCTAGCATTTACAAAGCTTAGATCCTCCCAAAGTCCTTTGCTTATTTGTGATATTTCATTtgcttaattataaaatattttaagtgcaaGCTTACACTCATCACTAGATTTTAAATCTGTATATAAAATCTTTTAGGCTAACACTGTTAACAtagattataaaattaaatgaaatttatggTTTTAACCacagaataattaaagaaaatgttatagtTTCTCAAGTCACTAAAGTAGCTATTCAAAATCAAGTACCTAATACTAATTTAAAGTGTGCTTAAAAGTTAACTGATTTGAGGACCAACTTAAAATGTcagaaaatatatgttcattgtcATTTAAAAAGCTTGTATAATTTGCCACTGTATTCACTTATGTCTAAACCTCTATTAacagatgaaataataaaattctaataaaaaCTGAAATCACCCACTATCTATCACTGCTTAGTACAATAGGTGAGCTAAAATTCAATAGCCTAGCGACAGTACTTAAGACTGCACCTTACTTAAAACAGATTTATAAACAATTCAGCCATCTTGGACCATACACTTTGATAAAGCAAAATTGAAGATGTGTacaccctatgatccagcaagtcCACTACTAGGTATACATCTTACAGAACCACTCGAACATGTATACAAGAAAACATGTGTAAAGATGCTCAGTGACCTACTGCTCACAATACTAAACAAATGTAAACAACCTAAGTATGAGTATGCATCAgcaaaggaatggagaaaaaaacttCATGTGCATGCATCAACGTGGAGAATTGGcaaaaataatgttgaataaaaaacaaaaactgcaaaAGGGTATGTACCCTATGAAATCACTTATGTAAAATACAAAACCACATAAAACAATACCGTATTCTTTACACATCTATACAtatgcaataaaaatataaaacatacgtcataatatacacaaacatatataccCACTTAAGGTTAATGGTTACATCTGGAGAGATTTGAAGCAAACatggcaaaatattaataatgtctGTTAAACCTGTGTGGTAATACATGGGTATTTGTTATGTAATTTTTGGTATATATCTgagtgtttgaaatatttcataacaataaagaaaacctGTAGGTTAGAATTAAAAGGAGCAAATTCTGAAATTTTCGTGTGTTCAAAAATAACTAGAGAGTAAGCTCTAAGAGAAAGGGCCCTTATtcgtattctttatttttaatttatcttattgaagtatagttgatttacaatgttgtgttagtttctgctgtacagcaaagtgattcagttatacatatatacatacatata from Balaenoptera acutorostrata chromosome X, mBalAcu1.1, whole genome shotgun sequence includes the following:
- the GPR34 gene encoding probable G-protein coupled receptor 34, yielding MVTMTTTSVSSWPCSSQGVHFITNHSVQWPHNFSGASNFTACSMDEKLLSSVLTTFYSVIFIVGLVGNIIALYVFLGIHRKRNSIQIYLLNVAIADLLLIFCLPFRIMYHINQNKWTLGVILCKVVGTLFYMNMYISIILLGFISLDRYIKINRSIQQRKAITTKQSIYVCCIVWIIALAGFLTMIILTLKKGGHNSTMCFHYRDKHNAKGEAIFNYILVVMFWLIFLLIILSYIKIGKNLLRISKRRSKFPNSGKYATTARNSFIVLIIFTVCFVPYHGFRFVYISSQLNMSSCDWKEIVHKTNEIMLVFSSFNSCLDPVMYFLMSSNIRKIMCQLLSRRFQGEASRSESTSEFKPGYSLHDTFAAAKIQSTS